The sequence AAAACTTCACAGccaaaaaaaactgttatttttttttgaacaacttttCTATTTTGCTTGTGTTGACAATTATGGGAAGGGAAATGGGCCAAAAGTTCCATGCATTCATGTTCCCGTGGTTCGCTTTTGGTCACATGACTCCGTACGTGCATCTAGCTAACAAGTTAGCTGAGAAAGGCCATAGGGTTACTTTCTTGCTGCCCAAGAAAGCCAAGAAACAGTTAGAACATCTTAACTTGTTCCCAGACAGCATCGTCTTCCACCCCATCACTATTCCTCATGTTGATGGTCTCCCTGCTGGCGCCGAGACCCCCTCCGATATCCCAGTCACGTTATGGAGGTTCTTGTCCACAGCCATGGATCTGACACGTGATCAAGTTGAAGCTGCGGTTCGTGCCTTGAGACCTGACATTATCTTGTTCGACCTTGCTTACTGGATTACGGAAGTGGCGAAAGAGCATGGAATCAAGAGTATGTTGTACAACGTGATATCAGCTACCTCTATAGCTCATGACCTTGTCCCTGGTGGTGAGTTAGGAGTTCCTCCACCTGGTTATCCTTCATCAACTTTACTGTTCCGCCGACATGATGCTCACGCCTTGCTGTCCTTCGCCGTCTACTACAAGAGGTTTTATTATCGTGTCACCACAGGTCTTACGGATTGTGATTTCATTTCCATTAGGACGTGTGAAGAAATCGAAGGTAAGTTCTGCGACTATATAGGGCGTCAATACCAGAAGAAGGTTCTCTTGACGGGTCCAATGCTTCCTGAACCCGACAAGAGTAAACCACTTGAAGATAAATGGAATAATTGGCTGAGCGGGTTTGAACCAGGCTCTGTAGTGTACTGTGCACTAGGCAGCCAAATCACCTTGGAAAAGGACCAATTCCAAGAACTCTGCTTGGGACTTGAGCTCACTGGTTTACCATTTTTTGTAGCTGTTACGCCACCAAAAGGCGCCAAGACGATT comes from Brassica rapa cultivar Chiifu-401-42 chromosome A02, CAAS_Brap_v3.01, whole genome shotgun sequence and encodes:
- the LOC103851998 gene encoding UDP-glycosyltransferase 79B10, yielding MGREMGQKFHAFMFPWFAFGHMTPYVHLANKLAEKGHRVTFLLPKKAKKQLEHLNLFPDSIVFHPITIPHVDGLPAGAETPSDIPVTLWRFLSTAMDLTRDQVEAAVRALRPDIILFDLAYWITEVAKEHGIKSMLYNVISATSIAHDLVPGGELGVPPPGYPSSTLLFRRHDAHALLSFAVYYKRFYYRVTTGLTDCDFISIRTCEEIEGKFCDYIGRQYQKKVLLTGPMLPEPDKSKPLEDKWNNWLSGFEPGSVVYCALGSQITLEKDQFQELCLGLELTGLPFFVAVTPPKGAKTIQEALPEGFEERVKGRGVVWGEWVQQPLILAHPSVGCFVSHCGFGSMWESLMSDCQIVLLPYLADQVLNTRLLTDELEVSVEVPREKTGWFSKENLSVAVTSVMDKDSEIGNLVRRNHSKLKEVVVSPGLLTGYTDNFVVTLENLLKETKLP